From the Hordeum vulgare subsp. vulgare chromosome 1H, MorexV3_pseudomolecules_assembly, whole genome shotgun sequence genome, the window TCACTTTTGCGACAACTTCTTTTAGGAGAAGATGTTATACTGTTTaccaacaattttttttaaagcaCTGCTAGGCGTGCGCTTAACCATGCCTAGGCGCTAGGCGACAGCAGAACGCTTAGCCTTGAGGGCTGGTAGGCAGAGGCAAAATAGGAATTTAGACCTATGGATTTTTTGAACATGCTGGCTACCTGGCATGTTTTGAAAAGATTTCACATGTAGGTGGTTTGACACAGTAAGATGCCATAGATTTCAAAGGGAAAAAACATGCAAGTTACTGCAATTACTTCAGAGAACTCCTTGGGACTTCCACTGTTCCACACTTCAACGTTTCTACCTTATTGCATGGACCTATTTATGATTTATCAAAAAGATGGCCAAAAGCTGTGATCTCAGGGGCCTGAGAGAACAAGAGCGCCACCATTAATGTTTGACAGAAAACCACTGGAAAATAAGGGCTCAAGGCCTGGTTTGTAAACAACAGAAAATAACTCTTAAGTTTGTGAACACAGGAAAATAAGGGCTCAATGACTGGTTGATAACATGTCTTAAAGATCAGAAATCGGTAACAAAAGAAATGGAACAAGCCAACAAGATTAATATTGGCATGGACACAACACAATGTAGATGCTCTGCAAAGACATTTCCCGTGGAATAAGATACAGGCCCGGGCAGGTAGCGGGAAAAAAGAGGATAATCGTAGCATAAGCTCCATGTTTAATATTTGCATTTATTCTAAGTTACTAGCTGCTGTGTCAATTAGTAGAGCTGAGACACCATTTCTCCTTTCACAAGAATAAAACTTCATTCAACATCAAATCCCTTCTCTTGGAGTTCCTGTACAACCTCATTCCTCACCCGGAACCAGAGCTTCAGTGCTTCCTGGTCAAACTTTTTTGACTTAAGTTGCTTCTGCATGTTATCAGAGTCGACGTTAGTATCCGCAAAACCTTTGGGTCCGATCGTGGTACCTAGAGCGCCCCCACTTTTTATGAACTCCTCAACTGCATGCTCATCACCAGGGTAGGGAAAATCCCTGCGCTCATAAAGATgtgccttttttttttcttcctgaAAAATATTTAAGATGGTTTTTAGGAAACTATAAACTGAAAAGGCATGAGTCAGTGAAAGGGTGAACATTAGCAAATAGAACGCCCAAGGCTATTTATCACGGTATTGTAGAAGAGATATTCACATTAAGAGGTCGTTATATATAATCATATTTCCCCAAGTGACAATTTTGGTGTACTAAAGTTGTATTTGTTAGGATGATCTCTTTCCcgtgtgggcccaacggcccaccggaccCCTTGCatcgcgccctgatcgggggtgcCCAACCGAAccatggttggtgggcccctgtgacctgcGCTATATATAATGAGGTGGGGGTCGGGGCACGCAGTACGAGGTTAACCGCGCCGCCAGTCATCCCACCGATAtccccttccgatctagggttagcacagtgctcacgggaagcaccgACACCACCTCACCGCTCTCTGCCGTCAACACCGTCGCCCCCTCTGCCATGGCCACTGGAGCGGGCACATCGAGCCAAGTAAAAGGTAATCCACCGTCTCCTACTCCCTACTACCGCGAAGTTCAAACTGATCCGATCCAAAGCaatctatcaatggtatcagagccattcgGTGTTGATTTTCGGTagtagaaacagaaaagaaaagaaatcccCTCCCCACGAAGAACCCTAGAACagggcaaaggaaaaaaaaaaagcTCACCGTAGAAGGGCCTCAGGCCGCCAGCAAAGTGCGTCGCTGCAAGGCCGCGCCAGTTCCTCTCGATCCtcacacgcatcggcaagccgaggtgcgGGGAAGAAGAACACCACCTCCCCAGGGGGGCAAAGAAGAAGAACACCACCTCCCCAGGGGGCAAAGGGCACCACCACTGTACCGTTTGACGGCGGCGCATTCACCTTGAAGGTGCTCGCGCGTGCCGACAAAGGGGACGTGGGGGCGCCGTTTGGAGCTCCGCCTGTCGTCGTCCACGGTGAAATAGAGAGGAGGTGCGGGTAGtggagaaagaaagaaaggggaaggggaggaaggagaggcgcGTGAGGAGCGGAGGTCTTCGACCGGTCGCCAGCGGCCGAAATGAGCACCGCCCGTGGCCCGCAGTCGCCGCGTTCGAGCGAACAGCGAGAGGCGAGCGGCGCGTCCGAGGGAGAGGAGGCGAACGGTGCGAGGGGGAAAtgatttagggtttccccctcggCTCCCTCGGCCCGCGGTTTTGATCGTGCGATGCTCGCGGGCGGCTGTTGGATGGCGCCGACAGCATCCGACGGCAGGGGTGAGCAGCAGCTGGCCCAGCGGGATTTTGTGCCGCCCTAGCGCCATCGATGGAGGACAGGCCTGGGCCAGGGCACAGGCCGTCTGCTGGACCGGTTTCGGTCCAAAGAGGCGCATACAACACGCGGGAGCCGGCTCGGCTGCTGGGTAACTGGACCGGTTTCGGCCCAGAGAGCCCTGactgtttttttatatatatagtcTATGTTTTTGTCCAGTTTTTGGGCAGATTAAATATAGTTTTCTATTCAAATTAATACAACAAAAATTTGTCTAGAAAAACAGAAACGTGACAGAAATAAAAGATTCTGAAAAGTATAAAGTCTCATGAATTTTTTATTCATGTTTTTTCCGCTGCAAATAAATATAAATGCTCttttaaaagtaaataaaagttcaAAGTGAAATTAGTTTTTTAAGAACATGATAAAGTGATTATTGAAATAAATATGATTCTGTTATTTTTTATGACCAACGTTGTTAATAACATAACCATGATCTATTATTGTTGTAAAAGGTGCATTTATTTCTACTTTTGCCCAACGGTGATATAGATTTAAATTGCATAAATGGTTGTATGTTTTAATTTTGACCAACGTTGGATTAATGCATGCAATTGTTGCCACGATCTTATTTCATTGTGGTTTTCAGGAGTGTTTTACTTGATGAGCTGCATCAAAGAGATTCCAACCCTCAGAGGTGACAATTACTCTGAATGGAGAAAGAAAGTCGATATGGCCTTCGTCTGTGTTGAGATGGACTGGGTGGTGGACACTCCACAGCCGGTCAGACCTATAGAGCCAGTCAGAGAGACAACTGATGATGATGTTGCATGGGATAAAAAGAGGAGGGGTTATGCCCCATTGAAGATGGCATGCATCCTCGACAACCAAAAGTGACACACCGCAAACAAAAAGTGTATGGCCTTTATAAAGAACACGATTGAGAACACTATTGCGGGCTCAATTGCAGAGTGTACTTCCGTAGGGGAgtatcttaaaaagataaagagcCAGTTTACTAGTTCTTCAAAGGTTTATGTCACTCAGTTGCTGAAACAACTGGTGATAGAAAAGTACACATGCGGTGGACATGACATAAGAGAGCACATCCTCAGGATGAGCAACATGACAGCTAAGCTGAAACCCGTGGATTTGGACTTGGAGCTCAAACCTGCACTCCTTGTTCACCTGGTTATGGCTTCATTGTCAAAAGAGTTCGAGACTTTTATTGTCAAATACAACATGTCGCCTGAAAAATGGGACATAGAAAAGACTATAGTCATGTGTGTTCAAGAAGAGAAGAGACTTAAAACTGTTAGAgtcataatataagtcatgtacccttttgtatttatcctactatataaggggtttcctgcatatagtccatcacctgtacatgtatatataccggcctatggcctcatggaaatacaagttgcttattcctaacatggtattagagctaggttaaCTTTTGCACGCCGCAACTCGTGTTGTTGATctgctcctcctcgtcatcctcgtcATCCTCGTCACCGGATCCCATCCAGAACCGACTCTGCTCTCGCGGCGGTTCCAGGACTTCAGGCGCCAATCCGCTCCCTGGATCTCGCCCAGCCTCGATCCGCCAGGATCCGCGCCGCGCCGTCTCGGATCAAACCCAGCTTCTACTCCCGCTCCGTCTCGGATCGATCTCTGGGAAACTCATTGTAAAGCAAGCAAGCCGTCGACGGGCCGGCTCTTTTCTCGCTTCTGGTATCCAGACGGGATCCAGATGGGAACCAGACAAAAAAGCGCCGACGGGATCTAGACGGAACAGCGCCGACGGGATCCAGACGGAACAGCGCCGACGGGATCCAGACGGGATCCAGAGAGAAGAGCGCCTCCTCCTGCTACCGATCCTATAGGATCGAATCCTCCTTCTCTTGCCTGTCGCTTTTCCCACTGCTGCGACTTCGATCGGGACGCAAGCCGCTGCCTCGTCGTCTGCTTTGCTCCCGCTCAAGCTTGCCTTCCGCCGGCCCTCTCTGATCTGCAGCTCCCGTGAGTTCTAAAAAAAATGTCTACTGCGTCGGGCTATGTTGCTATCCCTCGATGTTCGGTGATCTTCGATGgtactaactacaccgagttcattggcttcatgcgcattcataTGTGTGGCATCCGTCTCTGGGGTGTTCTCTCTGGCGAGGGCGGTTGTCCGCCACGTCCGGttcctcctgtggctcccactcctACTCCACCGGTTCTTCCCGCAGATGCTACGCAGGCTGCGAAGGATGCGACTAAGGTTGTTGATGAGGCTGCTATttgtgcttatgatgagaag encodes:
- the LOC123409473 gene encoding uncharacterized protein LOC123409473 gives rise to the protein MPRSFPQARRLLGGMGFERRDAYFFKQMGKGMLCTYGLLAAAWLWNDTSPLGWWTLKPRPKEEKKKAHLYERRDFPYPGDEHAVEEFIKSGGALGTTIGPKGFADTNVDSDNMQKQLKSKKFDQEALKLWFRVRNEVVQELQEKGFDVE